The following proteins are co-located in the Hydrogenispora ethanolica genome:
- a CDS encoding aspartate ammonia-lyase → MTYRIEHDLLGEREVPADAYYGIHTLRAAENFELAGRPLHPQLIGALAAVKKAAALANREAGLLEPRLAAAIAAACDEVLAGQWREQFIVDALQGGAGTSANLNLDEVLANRALELLGAAKGDYGLIHPLNHVNLSQSTNDVFPTAIRIAVLQRLKPLSEALADLQAALQRKEEEFAGVIKMGRTELQDALPVMLGQEFGAYAQAIARDRWRIYKAEERLRQVNLGGTAVGTGFNAERRYIYTVIEKLREVTGLGLARAEQMMDPTQNNDVFAEVSGMLKAAAVNLAKIANDLRLLASGPAAGLAEINLPELQAGSSIMPGKVNPVIPEAVRQAAYQVMANDLAITLGAQAGELELNATLPLIADNLLTSVDLLQRAALVFRERCIKGITANPERCRALLEAGFGYATALVPYLGYERATELVRRARREGRTIRQAALESGWLTPEQLERIFDPYQLTRPGIAGKN, encoded by the coding sequence ATGACATACCGGATCGAACATGATTTATTGGGAGAAAGGGAAGTCCCGGCCGACGCCTATTACGGGATCCACACGCTGCGGGCGGCGGAGAATTTTGAACTGGCGGGCCGGCCGCTCCATCCGCAGCTGATCGGGGCCCTGGCCGCGGTGAAGAAGGCGGCCGCCCTGGCCAACCGGGAGGCCGGGCTGCTCGAACCGCGGCTGGCGGCGGCCATCGCCGCGGCTTGCGATGAAGTGCTGGCCGGACAATGGCGGGAGCAGTTCATCGTCGACGCGTTGCAGGGCGGAGCGGGTACCTCGGCCAATCTGAACCTGGACGAAGTGCTGGCCAACCGGGCTCTGGAATTACTTGGCGCGGCCAAGGGGGATTACGGGCTGATCCACCCGCTGAATCACGTCAACCTGAGCCAGTCGACCAACGATGTCTTTCCCACGGCGATCCGGATCGCCGTCCTGCAACGGTTGAAACCGCTCAGTGAAGCCCTGGCCGACCTCCAGGCCGCGCTGCAGCGGAAGGAGGAAGAATTCGCCGGGGTGATCAAGATGGGCCGCACCGAATTGCAAGACGCCCTCCCGGTGATGCTGGGCCAGGAATTCGGCGCCTACGCCCAGGCCATCGCCAGGGACCGCTGGCGTATCTACAAGGCCGAGGAACGGTTGCGCCAGGTGAACCTGGGCGGCACCGCCGTCGGCACCGGCTTCAACGCCGAGCGGCGCTATATCTACACGGTCATCGAGAAGCTGCGTGAAGTGACCGGGCTGGGGCTGGCCCGGGCCGAGCAGATGATGGATCCGACCCAGAATAACGATGTCTTCGCCGAGGTCTCCGGGATGTTGAAGGCGGCCGCGGTCAACCTGGCCAAGATCGCGAACGATCTGCGGCTCCTGGCCTCGGGTCCCGCGGCCGGCCTGGCTGAGATCAACCTGCCGGAGCTCCAGGCCGGCTCCTCGATCATGCCGGGCAAGGTCAATCCGGTGATCCCCGAGGCGGTCCGCCAGGCGGCCTATCAGGTGATGGCCAACGACCTGGCGATCACCCTGGGCGCTCAGGCCGGGGAGCTGGAACTCAACGCCACGCTGCCGCTGATCGCCGATAACCTGCTCACATCGGTGGATCTGTTGCAGCGGGCGGCGCTAGTCTTCCGGGAGCGCTGCATCAAGGGGATCACCGCTAATCCCGAGCGTTGCCGGGCGCTGCTGGAGGCGGGCTTCGGCTACGCCACGGCGCTGGTCCCGTACCTCGGTTACGAACGGGCCACCGAACTGGTGCGCCGGGCCCGGCGGGAGGGCCGGACCATCCGCCAGGCGGCCTTGGAATCGGGCTGGCTGACCCCGGAGCAGCTGGAGCGGATCTTCGACCCCTACCAGTTGACCCGGCCGGGGATCGCGGGGAAGAATTGA
- a CDS encoding ExbD/TolR family protein, whose translation MKLPRSAPRKARIEIIPMIDTMFFLLVFFMLASLSMTHQYSVPVNLPKAAGVPDKVPEVVTVTITQDGKLFYNKEAIASPGEAVLRLLERKKSAASLAVIINADRGVRHGRVVELLDAIQQSGLTKIAIAVNHSRG comes from the coding sequence ATGAAACTGCCGCGAAGCGCGCCGCGCAAGGCGCGGATCGAAATCATTCCGATGATCGATACGATGTTCTTTTTGCTGGTGTTTTTCATGCTGGCGAGCCTATCCATGACCCACCAGTACAGCGTGCCCGTGAATCTGCCCAAGGCGGCCGGCGTGCCGGACAAGGTTCCCGAGGTGGTGACGGTGACCATCACCCAGGACGGCAAGCTGTTTTATAATAAGGAAGCGATCGCTTCGCCCGGGGAAGCGGTGCTGCGGCTGCTCGAACGGAAAAAATCTGCGGCGTCCCTGGCGGTGATCATCAATGCCGACCGCGGCGTCCGGCACGGCCGGGTCGTCGAACTGCTTGATGCCATTCAGCAAAGCGGTTTAACGAAGATCGCCATCGCGGTGAATCATTCCCGGGGTTGA
- the hydG gene encoding [FeFe] hydrogenase H-cluster radical SAM maturase HydG, with translation MNFLEKYREDFAEYDAMERDFIDEDRIWEQLRKWENPGPAAVRRVLDKAARRERLEPEEMAVLIQNQDPDSITEMFELAHRLKREVYGDRIVFFAPLYISNRCANNCVYCGFRSSNHGIRRHTLSMEDIVREVRIMTNEGQKRTVLVYGESPETDIDYICESIRQVYGVKLKHGEIRRANINCAPLTRDELRRLKECGIGTFQVFQETYHRETYQRLHPAGTIKSHFRWRLYAHDRALDAGVDDVGIGALFGLYDWRFEAMGLLYHTIHLEEKYNGVGPHTISFPRIEPAFETPYAQHPEYAVSDADFKKLVAILRLSVPYTGLILTAREKPEVRRAVIPFGVSQIDAGSRIGVGGYQESLANQLPDKEQFQLGDTRSLDEVIRETCGKSIPSLCTACYRKGRTGEHFMGVAKSSFVHHFCIPNAILTFKEYLMDYASPETRAAGEPVIQKYVAEIEDETTKQFVEQALTRYEAGERDIYL, from the coding sequence ATGAATTTCTTGGAGAAGTACCGAGAGGATTTCGCGGAGTACGACGCCATGGAGCGCGATTTTATCGATGAGGACCGGATCTGGGAGCAGCTGCGCAAGTGGGAGAACCCCGGACCTGCCGCCGTGCGGCGGGTGCTCGACAAGGCGGCACGCAGGGAACGGCTGGAGCCGGAGGAGATGGCGGTACTAATTCAGAATCAGGACCCGGATTCCATCACCGAAATGTTCGAGCTGGCCCATCGCTTGAAGCGGGAAGTCTACGGCGACCGGATCGTCTTCTTCGCGCCGCTGTACATCAGCAACCGTTGCGCCAACAATTGCGTCTACTGCGGCTTCCGCAGTTCGAATCATGGCATTCGCCGCCATACCTTGAGCATGGAGGATATCGTCCGCGAAGTCAGGATCATGACCAACGAGGGGCAGAAGCGGACCGTGCTGGTGTATGGCGAATCCCCCGAGACGGACATCGACTACATCTGCGAGAGCATCCGCCAGGTCTACGGGGTCAAGCTGAAACACGGCGAGATCCGGCGCGCCAATATCAACTGCGCGCCGCTGACCCGGGACGAATTGCGCCGGTTGAAGGAGTGCGGCATCGGCACCTTTCAGGTTTTCCAGGAGACCTACCATCGTGAGACCTATCAACGGCTGCATCCGGCCGGCACCATCAAGAGCCACTTCCGCTGGCGCCTGTACGCCCATGACCGGGCGCTCGACGCCGGGGTGGACGACGTGGGAATCGGGGCGCTTTTCGGGCTGTACGATTGGCGTTTTGAAGCCATGGGCCTGCTCTACCACACCATCCATCTGGAAGAGAAGTATAACGGCGTGGGGCCGCATACCATCTCCTTCCCCCGGATCGAGCCGGCGTTTGAGACTCCTTACGCCCAGCATCCCGAATACGCGGTGAGCGACGCCGACTTCAAGAAACTGGTGGCTATCCTGCGGCTGAGCGTACCCTATACCGGCCTGATTCTAACCGCCCGCGAAAAGCCGGAGGTCCGCCGCGCGGTGATCCCGTTCGGGGTCTCGCAGATCGACGCCGGTTCGCGGATCGGAGTGGGCGGCTACCAGGAGTCGCTGGCCAACCAATTGCCCGACAAGGAACAGTTCCAACTGGGCGACACCCGCTCGCTCGACGAAGTGATCCGGGAGACCTGCGGCAAGAGCATCCCGTCGCTCTGTACCGCCTGTTACCGGAAGGGCCGGACCGGCGAGCATTTCATGGGGGTCGCCAAGTCCAGCTTCGTGCATCATTTCTGTATCCCCAACGCCATCCTGACCTTCAAGGAATACTTGATGGATTACGCCAGCCCCGAGACGCGCGCCGCCGGCGAGCCGGTGATCCAAAAATATGTGGCGGAGATCGAGGATGAGACGACCAAGCAATTTGTGGAGCAGGCTTTGACGCGCTACGAGGCGGGCGAGCGGGACATCTATCTCTGA
- a CDS encoding MotA/TolQ/ExbB proton channel family protein encodes MFEVLIKGGWVMAPLGICSLVAVTIIVERLIFFRRTGFRQPADEVLALVRQGRHEEALAKADGNQLPVVKVLQAGLSHRRNPGKAMEAAGLAEISGMKRGLTALETIITLSPLLGLLGTIIGMIGSFQIMTLAGSSQPHAVTGGVAEALIATASGITVAVVTLIPYNYFLRRVEQETETIEQYATRLELAFNEPLPERAR; translated from the coding sequence ATGTTTGAAGTATTGATCAAAGGAGGCTGGGTCATGGCGCCGCTGGGGATCTGCTCGCTGGTGGCGGTGACCATCATCGTGGAAAGGCTGATCTTCTTCCGCCGGACCGGCTTCCGGCAACCGGCCGATGAAGTTCTGGCCCTGGTCCGACAAGGACGGCATGAGGAAGCGCTGGCGAAGGCGGACGGGAACCAGCTGCCGGTCGTCAAGGTATTACAAGCCGGCTTGAGCCATCGCCGCAATCCGGGCAAGGCGATGGAGGCGGCGGGATTGGCTGAAATATCGGGAATGAAGCGGGGCTTGACGGCGCTGGAAACCATCATCACCCTTTCGCCGCTGTTGGGATTATTGGGGACGATCATCGGGATGATCGGTTCGTTTCAGATCATGACCCTTGCGGGATCGAGCCAGCCCCACGCGGTCACCGGCGGGGTGGCGGAGGCGCTGATCGCCACGGCGAGCGGCATCACCGTGGCAGTCGTTACCCTGATCCCGTATAACTATTTCCTGCGCCGCGTCGAGCAGGAAACGGAGACGATCGAGCAATATGCGACCCGGCTCGAACTGGCGTTCAATGAGCCGTTACCGGAGAGAGCGCGATGA